The nucleotide window CATTAAATTTTCCCTTTCTTGTAACCTATTTTCCCGCCGCCGGTCTCGTTATCCAGGAACTTTTATGAAGAGGTTGATCGTTATACCAATACTGGTCATAATCAGCCTCGGCGCGGCACCCGTGTTTTCAATAGTTGGGGTTGAGAATGATCCATGTAAGGTGCTTGTTCCCACTGAACTTATTTCTCAATTGAAGGCCATGAAGAGCCCGTTTCCATCCAATCCGAACTTCATTGCAGAAGGAAAAGCTGTCTATGAGGGCAAGGGAACATGTTTTACCTGCCATGGTTTGGACGGCAAAGGCAATGGGGATGCTGCAAAGGCTCTGGATCCAGCCCCTCGAAACATGACGAATCCAAAATTTCATGATTGCAAAACAGATGGAGAAATATTCTGGGTTATCAAGTTCGGAATCCTAGGGGCTGGCAAAATCCCATTGACAAACTTACATGCTCCACCTGAAGGAGCTCTTATTACTGATAAGGAGGCGTGGATGCTCAC belongs to Nitrospiria bacterium and includes:
- a CDS encoding c-type cytochrome, which gives rise to MKRLIVIPILVIISLGAAPVFSIVGVENDPCKVLVPTELISQLKAMKSPFPSNPNFIAEGKAVYEGKGTCFTCHGLDGKGNGDAAKALDPAPRNMTNPKFHDCKTDGEIFWVIKFGILGAGKIPLTNLHAPPEGALITDKEAWMLTRYVRW